A DNA window from Gillisia sp. Hel1_33_143 contains the following coding sequences:
- a CDS encoding Fic family protein: MPETNRIEYKRELSEGLEKEVVAFLNYREGGIIYIGIDKEGKTVGVKDADEDQLKIKDRLKNNIRPSALGLFDIVSEERDGKEILKIIVASGSEKPYHLKKYGMSEKGCFIRLGSAAEPMPQKMIDELFASRTRNSIGIIKAHRQELNFEQLHIYYQEKQKPLNKQFRKNLELTTTNGDLNYAAYLLADENNVSVKVAKYKGETRVDLIESNEYGYCSLIKATKSVLDKINLENRTITQITSKERKEQRLWNAISLREAIVNAFVHNNYTREIAPKFEIFKDRIEITSAGYLPDGLSKSEFFEGYSIPRNKELMRVYKDLDLVEQLGSGIPRILEHYDKDCFHFSDNFLRMVLPSAESVYATEQLHSKYPASIPQVTAQDTEHVNEQVTEQVKNLLSVMDKAYSRKELMEKLQLTHREHFRAAYIQKAIELGLVELTLPDKPKSSKQQYRLTEKGKKARKG; the protein is encoded by the coding sequence ATGCCTGAAACCAATCGCATAGAATATAAACGTGAACTTTCCGAAGGTTTGGAAAAGGAGGTTGTGGCTTTTCTTAATTACCGGGAAGGTGGCATTATTTACATAGGTATAGATAAGGAGGGTAAAACGGTTGGAGTTAAAGATGCCGATGAAGATCAATTAAAAATAAAAGACCGTTTAAAAAACAACATTCGTCCTTCTGCACTGGGACTGTTTGATATAGTAAGTGAAGAACGGGATGGAAAGGAAATTTTAAAAATTATTGTGGCCAGTGGTTCAGAGAAACCTTATCATCTTAAAAAGTATGGGATGAGTGAAAAAGGCTGTTTTATACGTTTAGGCTCTGCTGCAGAACCAATGCCTCAAAAAATGATTGATGAACTTTTTGCTTCTCGTACTCGTAATTCTATTGGAATTATAAAAGCGCATCGCCAAGAGCTAAACTTTGAACAGCTTCACATTTACTATCAGGAAAAACAAAAGCCACTCAATAAACAATTCAGAAAAAACTTAGAGCTTACAACCACAAACGGGGATCTAAATTATGCGGCATATTTGTTGGCCGATGAAAATAACGTTTCTGTAAAAGTAGCTAAGTATAAAGGCGAAACGCGTGTAGATTTAATAGAAAGCAATGAATACGGGTACTGCTCGCTGATAAAGGCAACTAAAAGTGTATTGGACAAAATAAATTTAGAAAACCGTACAATCACTCAAATCACATCAAAAGAACGAAAAGAGCAGCGTCTTTGGAATGCTATTTCGTTAAGAGAAGCGATTGTAAATGCTTTTGTTCATAATAATTATACTCGTGAGATAGCACCGAAATTTGAAATTTTTAAGGATCGAATAGAAATTACGTCGGCAGGATATTTACCAGATGGTTTAAGTAAAAGTGAGTTTTTTGAAGGCTACTCTATCCCTAGGAATAAAGAATTAATGCGTGTTTATAAAGATTTGGACCTTGTGGAACAACTGGGATCTGGGATTCCTAGAATACTGGAGCATTATGATAAAGATTGCTTTCATTTTTCTGATAATTTTCTACGAATGGTATTGCCTTCGGCAGAATCTGTTTATGCAACCGAGCAATTACACTCCAAGTACCCCGCAAGTATCCCCCAAGTCACCGCGCAAGACACCGAGCATGTTAACGAGCAAGTCACCGAGCAAGTCAAAAATCTATTATCGGTTATGGATAAAGCGTATAGTAGGAAAGAATTAATGGAAAAGTTGCAATTAACACATAGGGAACATTTTAGAGCAGCCTATATTCAAAAAGCCATAGAATTAGGTTTAGTAGAACTCACACTCCCCGATAAGCCAAAAAGTAGTAAGCAGCAGTATAGACTTACCGAAAAAGGGAAAAAAGCAAGGAAAGGATGA
- a CDS encoding KTSC domain-containing protein, translated as MNTPEMILVSSSNIASIGYDEQNQEVYVQFINNTLYKYKGVPIHEFENFKCAPSLGSYLHRNFKNVYPYEKVG; from the coding sequence ATGAATACTCCAGAAATGATTCTAGTAAGTTCATCTAATATAGCTAGTATAGGTTATGATGAACAAAATCAAGAAGTTTATGTACAGTTTATTAACAATACTTTGTATAAATACAAAGGCGTTCCAATTCATGAGTTTGAAAATTTTAAATGCGCTCCATCTTTAGGTTCTTATTTGCATAGGAACTTTAAAAATGTATATCCTTATGAAAAAGTAGGTTAA
- a CDS encoding ATP-binding protein, giving the protein MLNSKITEIGQIDSISGNNISVKLLDNMKSKMPVIEGVVYKVGQIGSFVKISLGYANLYGIVTQIGSGAIPENLKDAYVNDYSSFKNTSWINIVLAGEQVGKKFERGITQFPTTGDKVHLVTIQDLDIIYGGYEDSNSIVVGNISVSESLDAKLDLDKLISRHCAIVGSTGSGKSNAVSVLLQSIALRKFPSSRILVIDPHGEYNDALSGYSKVIEVNSTDEKNRLKIPFWALPFNELMKIFSGNLSDQNREYIREKVVDAKIKSAKKNKIEVSDQSINADSPIPFSIKKLWFELDDFERMTFQGDRITPEPLVEEGDVQDLKSNQYPIAGIGNSAPFLNQRAKGLLSFLDSVRNKLNDDSYSFLFSPEKYTPKSNGKIDLDLDSLFYDWLGDKLPITILDLSGIPSEVMSSISGTLLKIIYDGLFWGVNTAVGGKNQPLLIVLEEAHNYLKAGENSISSRTVQMIAKEGRKYGVGLLLVTQRPSELDETVLSQCGTMIALRMNNSKDRGNIRAAVQDELQSMVDLLPSLRVGEGIISGEAVKLPSRVKFFKIANAPKGSDPKASEKWLKEINNVQDEYTTLLKSWRNKNYKL; this is encoded by the coding sequence ATGCTAAATAGTAAAATTACAGAAATTGGACAAATCGATAGTATAAGCGGAAATAATATTTCTGTTAAGTTACTTGACAACATGAAGTCAAAAATGCCGGTTATTGAAGGTGTTGTTTATAAAGTAGGTCAGATAGGCTCGTTTGTGAAAATATCTTTGGGTTATGCAAACTTATATGGCATTGTAACTCAAATAGGCTCAGGTGCAATTCCCGAGAACTTAAAAGATGCATATGTAAATGATTACAGTTCATTTAAAAATACAAGTTGGATAAACATTGTTTTAGCTGGGGAACAAGTCGGGAAAAAATTTGAAAGAGGTATAACTCAATTTCCCACGACAGGGGATAAAGTTCATCTAGTTACAATTCAAGATTTAGATATAATTTATGGTGGGTATGAAGATTCAAATTCTATAGTTGTAGGTAACATAAGTGTTTCTGAGAGTTTAGATGCTAAATTAGATTTAGACAAACTTATTTCAAGGCATTGTGCTATAGTGGGCTCAACTGGAAGCGGTAAATCAAATGCAGTTTCTGTATTGCTGCAATCTATAGCATTGAGAAAATTTCCTAGTTCAAGAATTTTGGTAATTGATCCGCATGGTGAGTATAATGATGCACTTTCAGGATACTCAAAAGTAATAGAGGTTAATTCTACAGATGAGAAAAACAGATTGAAGATTCCATTTTGGGCATTACCATTTAATGAATTAATGAAAATATTTTCTGGCAATCTATCTGATCAAAACAGAGAGTATATAAGGGAAAAGGTAGTAGATGCAAAAATTAAAAGTGCTAAAAAAAATAAAATAGAAGTTAGCGATCAATCTATTAACGCTGATTCTCCAATTCCGTTTAGTATAAAAAAGCTCTGGTTCGAACTCGATGATTTTGAACGGATGACATTTCAAGGCGATAGGATAACTCCAGAACCATTGGTAGAAGAAGGTGACGTTCAAGATTTAAAATCGAATCAATATCCTATTGCTGGGATAGGTAATAGTGCACCTTTTCTAAATCAAAGAGCGAAAGGTTTGTTAAGCTTTTTAGATTCTGTAAGAAACAAATTAAATGACGATAGTTATTCCTTTTTATTTTCTCCAGAAAAATATACACCAAAGTCTAACGGAAAAATAGATTTAGATCTGGATAGTTTATTTTATGATTGGTTGGGAGATAAACTACCAATTACCATTTTGGATTTGTCTGGTATTCCCAGTGAAGTAATGTCTTCTATTTCTGGCACCCTTTTAAAAATAATATACGACGGATTATTTTGGGGAGTAAACACAGCTGTTGGAGGAAAAAATCAACCCTTATTAATTGTTTTAGAAGAGGCGCATAATTATCTGAAAGCCGGTGAAAATTCTATTTCTTCTAGAACAGTGCAAATGATTGCAAAAGAAGGGCGTAAGTACGGTGTTGGTTTGCTTTTGGTTACTCAAAGACCATCCGAACTTGATGAGACTGTCCTGAGTCAATGTGGAACAATGATTGCGCTTAGGATGAACAATTCAAAAGATAGGGGAAATATAAGAGCTGCTGTTCAAGATGAATTGCAGAGTATGGTTGATTTATTACCAAGTTTAAGAGTTGGTGAGGGAATAATTTCGGGAGAAGCAGTAAAATTACCCTCGCGAGTAAAATTTTTCAAAATTGCAAACGCCCCAAAAGGTTCGGATCCAAAAGCTTCGGAAAAATGGTTAAAAGAAATTAATAACGTCCAAGATGAATATACTACTTTATTGAAATCTTGGAGAAATAAAAATTATAAATTATGA
- a CDS encoding SIR2 family protein, with protein sequence MIEITHDPSEYIRGIQQILISDKKRIGFLFGAGSSLARKNQRTLTVPAIGEMTKNIVQEIRKIKKFKIALDEIKTELGEENFNIETILSNLEQKAKFISTGTLNSLKEEDFEELIIQIKQNVRKIVSVHLLELCDIDTKKVIHKLVSKDIVEHLAHNDFANWIGQAERKYPVEIFTTNYDFLFELGLEAKEIPYYDGFCGSLRPFFNPESVEDTEFLSNQTKLWKIHGSLGWHYDKDTDRILRVNPDDEDILIYPSTLKYKDSKKQPFESLLDRLTHFVKTDDAILITCGYSWGDEHINSRILSALKTNTTSHVIGLIHGDLEENSNIVKLALDNPKISIYGYKHSVIGCKYGPWKLKSEPSTDDTVNLNLYFDEDGPTYETEKTGEEKTGGENWTGYGGFILGDFGKLVVFLNSMINENVISQIGRNAK encoded by the coding sequence ATGATTGAAATAACACATGATCCTTCAGAATATATAAGGGGAATACAGCAAATATTGATTTCAGATAAAAAAAGAATTGGTTTTTTGTTCGGTGCCGGAAGTTCTCTAGCAAGAAAAAATCAAAGAACCTTAACTGTTCCTGCTATAGGTGAGATGACAAAAAATATTGTTCAAGAAATAAGAAAAATAAAAAAATTTAAAATTGCTCTGGATGAAATTAAAACAGAATTAGGTGAAGAAAATTTTAATATTGAAACAATATTATCCAATTTAGAACAAAAGGCTAAATTTATAAGTACTGGAACTTTAAACTCATTAAAGGAAGAAGATTTTGAAGAATTAATAATTCAAATAAAGCAAAATGTCAGGAAAATTGTTAGTGTTCATTTATTAGAATTATGTGATATTGATACTAAAAAAGTTATACATAAATTGGTTTCAAAAGACATTGTTGAACATCTTGCTCATAATGATTTTGCAAATTGGATAGGTCAAGCAGAAAGAAAATATCCAGTTGAAATATTTACCACTAATTATGATTTTCTTTTTGAGTTGGGGCTTGAAGCTAAAGAAATACCATACTATGATGGGTTTTGCGGTAGCCTTAGACCGTTTTTTAATCCAGAATCTGTAGAAGATACAGAATTTCTATCTAATCAAACTAAGCTATGGAAAATCCATGGCTCACTTGGTTGGCATTATGATAAGGACACGGACAGGATTCTAAGAGTCAATCCAGATGATGAGGATATTTTAATATACCCATCTACATTAAAATATAAGGATTCAAAGAAGCAACCTTTTGAAAGTTTATTGGATAGACTTACACATTTTGTAAAAACCGATGATGCCATTTTAATAACATGTGGCTATTCTTGGGGAGATGAACATATTAACTCAAGAATTCTTTCCGCTCTCAAAACAAATACCACCTCTCACGTAATTGGACTTATTCATGGGGATTTAGAAGAAAATTCGAACATAGTTAAACTCGCACTTGATAATCCAAAAATATCAATCTATGGATATAAACATAGCGTAATAGGTTGTAAGTATGGACCTTGGAAACTGAAATCTGAACCAAGTACTGATGATACTGTAAATCTGAATTTATATTTCGATGAGGATGGACCTACCTACGAAACGGAAAAAACTGGGGAAGAAAAAACAGGAGGTGAAAATTGGACTGGGTATGGAGGCTTCATATTAGGTGATTTTGGCAAATTGGTTGTTTTTTTAAACTCAATGATTAATGAAAATGTAATAAGTCAAATAGGTAGAAATGCTAAATAG
- a CDS encoding restriction endonuclease subunit S gives MRSNYKPIGDYIHLVDERNKDLKVTRLLGLSISKEFIRSVANTVGTDMRNYKIIRKNQFACSTMQVRRDRKMPVALLTDFDEAIISQAYPIFEIHDKNQILPEYLMMWFSRAEFDRHAEFLAVGGVRGTLEWEDFLAMELPVPSIEKQQEIVKEYNVVKNRIALNEQLNRNLEETAQALYKLWFVDFEFPVSKESHPKLVSGSQPLGYKSAGGKMVFNEELDKEIPKGWELCSIIDFCSEMKSGGTPSRPENSYWNKPEIPWFKTGELRNSVLIDAEEYISLEGLRNSSAKLLPKNTVLVAMYGQGNTKGQVGYLKIEASTNQACCAMICKNEVQASFLYYHLRVNQQEIVSAAIGGAQPNLSKEIIENVPILRPELKLFDSHPFVQILNLKEVITRDIKALNKLQTLIFSKMATVESEKNEPVLKN, from the coding sequence ATGCGATCAAACTATAAGCCTATTGGTGATTACATACATCTTGTTGATGAACGCAATAAAGATTTAAAAGTAACCAGACTATTAGGGTTGAGCATATCTAAAGAATTCATTCGGTCAGTGGCGAATACGGTTGGGACAGATATGCGCAACTATAAAATAATTCGTAAAAATCAATTTGCGTGTAGCACCATGCAAGTACGGCGTGATAGAAAAATGCCAGTTGCTTTATTGACCGATTTTGATGAAGCAATTATTTCACAGGCTTATCCCATTTTTGAAATACATGATAAAAACCAAATACTGCCTGAATATTTGATGATGTGGTTTTCTCGTGCAGAATTTGACAGGCATGCGGAATTTTTAGCAGTAGGAGGAGTTCGGGGAACTTTAGAATGGGAAGATTTTCTGGCGATGGAACTTCCTGTTCCTTCCATTGAAAAACAGCAAGAAATTGTAAAGGAATACAATGTGGTGAAAAACCGGATTGCTTTAAATGAGCAACTCAACCGAAACTTAGAAGAAACTGCGCAGGCATTATATAAACTTTGGTTTGTCGATTTTGAATTTCCAGTCTCCAAAGAAAGTCATCCTAAACTTGTTTCAGGATCTCAACCTCTTGGCTATAAATCTGCCGGAGGTAAAATGGTTTTTAATGAGGAATTGGATAAGGAAATACCAAAGGGGTGGGAATTATGCTCTATAATAGATTTTTGTTCAGAGATGAAAAGTGGAGGAACTCCGAGTAGACCTGAAAATAGTTATTGGAATAAACCAGAAATACCCTGGTTCAAAACTGGAGAGCTTCGAAATAGCGTGTTAATTGATGCGGAAGAATACATTTCTTTAGAGGGTTTAAGAAATAGTTCGGCAAAGCTTTTACCGAAAAATACGGTATTAGTAGCAATGTATGGCCAAGGAAATACAAAAGGTCAAGTTGGATATTTGAAAATAGAGGCTTCTACAAATCAAGCTTGTTGTGCAATGATTTGCAAAAATGAAGTACAAGCTTCATTTTTGTACTATCATTTAAGAGTCAATCAGCAAGAAATTGTAAGCGCAGCCATTGGTGGAGCTCAACCTAATTTGAGCAAGGAAATAATAGAAAACGTGCCAATTCTTAGACCTGAATTAAAACTATTTGATAGTCATCCCTTTGTGCAAATTTTGAATTTAAAGGAAGTAATTACAAGAGATATTAAGGCCTTAAATAAATTGCAAACACTTATCTTTTCTAAAATGGCAACTGTGGAGAGTGAGAAAAATGAACCAGTTTTAAAAAATTAA
- a CDS encoding type I restriction-modification system subunit M encodes MAKKNTTKQKSIEESLWDAANKLRGSIEPSEYKHVVLGLIFLKFANDKFEERRKELITENKEKYLEMKDFYNMKNVFFLSETSRWNYIIKNAKQDDIALKIDTALNQIEKNNPSLKGALPDNYFSRLGLDKSKLASLLDTINKIDTQKDKSQDIVGRVYEYFLSKFALAEGKGKGEFYTPKSIVNLIAEMIEPYKGIIYDPACGSGGMFVQSIKFIESHHGSKQEISIYGQEYTNTTYKLAKMNLAIRGISANLGEKAADTFSNDQHKDLKADYIMANPPFNQKDWRGQKELIDDPRWMGYEVPPKSNANYAWILNMVSKLSDDGVAGFILANGALSGGGEEYKIRRKLLENNLVEAIVILPQNMFYTTNISVTVWILNKNKKAHTRSIGDEERQYRDREEEVLFMDLRQIGEPFEKKFIQFSPKHIQEIAKTYHDWQQKKTDFKDIPEYCYSATKTDIEKKDFSLVPSKYIEFVNRDENIDFDTKMASLQSELTDLLQQEEQSKSELLDVFKELGYAIKL; translated from the coding sequence ATGGCCAAGAAAAACACTACTAAACAAAAATCTATTGAAGAAAGCCTATGGGATGCGGCCAATAAATTACGTGGCTCCATCGAACCTTCAGAATATAAACACGTAGTCCTTGGGCTTATATTTCTGAAATTTGCCAATGATAAATTTGAGGAACGCCGAAAGGAACTCATTACAGAAAACAAAGAAAAATACCTGGAAATGAAAGACTTCTATAATATGAAGAACGTCTTTTTTCTTTCAGAAACTTCCCGATGGAATTATATTATAAAAAATGCCAAACAGGACGATATCGCCTTAAAAATAGATACCGCTCTCAACCAGATTGAAAAGAACAATCCTTCCTTAAAAGGCGCTTTACCCGATAATTATTTTTCCCGCTTGGGACTGGACAAGAGTAAATTAGCCTCACTTTTAGATACCATTAATAAAATTGATACCCAGAAAGATAAATCTCAGGATATTGTGGGTCGCGTGTATGAATATTTTTTATCCAAATTCGCATTGGCAGAAGGGAAAGGTAAGGGAGAGTTTTATACGCCAAAAAGTATTGTAAATCTCATTGCCGAAATGATAGAGCCTTACAAAGGAATTATTTATGATCCGGCTTGTGGTTCGGGCGGAATGTTTGTACAGTCTATTAAGTTTATAGAAAGCCACCATGGAAGTAAACAGGAGATTTCTATTTACGGGCAGGAGTACACCAACACCACCTATAAATTGGCAAAAATGAACTTGGCCATTCGGGGGATATCTGCTAATCTAGGTGAAAAAGCAGCCGATACCTTTAGCAACGACCAACATAAAGATTTGAAAGCCGATTATATTATGGCGAATCCTCCTTTTAATCAAAAGGATTGGCGTGGGCAAAAGGAGTTAATCGATGATCCGCGCTGGATGGGTTATGAGGTTCCTCCTAAAAGCAATGCAAACTATGCATGGATCTTGAATATGGTTTCCAAACTTTCAGACGATGGAGTTGCAGGTTTTATCCTGGCAAATGGCGCCCTTTCTGGTGGTGGCGAAGAATATAAAATTCGTAGAAAGTTGTTGGAGAACAATTTGGTGGAAGCCATTGTGATTTTGCCACAAAACATGTTTTATACTACCAATATAAGCGTAACCGTTTGGATACTCAATAAAAACAAAAAAGCGCATACACGTTCCATTGGTGACGAAGAACGCCAATACCGGGATCGTGAAGAGGAAGTGTTGTTTATGGATTTACGACAGATAGGGGAACCATTCGAGAAAAAATTCATTCAGTTTAGTCCAAAACATATTCAAGAAATCGCCAAAACCTACCACGATTGGCAACAAAAAAAGACCGATTTTAAAGACATTCCGGAATATTGTTATAGTGCCACCAAGACGGATATTGAAAAGAAAGATTTTTCTTTGGTGCCCAGTAAGTATATCGAGTTCGTGAACCGAGATGAAAATATCGATTTTGATACAAAAATGGCGAGTTTACAAAGCGAACTGACCGATTTGCTGCAACAAGAAGAGCAATCTAAAAGTGAATTGTTGGATGTTTTTAAAGAGCTGGGCTATGCGATCAAACTATAA
- a CDS encoding helix-turn-helix domain-containing protein — MNRIKAVLEEKDLTQKWLATKMVKSYNMVNSYAQNRRQPSLEDLYRIAEILNVEAKELLLEHKDRKL; from the coding sequence ATGAACCGAATCAAAGCAGTACTGGAAGAAAAAGACTTAACGCAAAAATGGCTTGCTACTAAGATGGTAAAAAGCTACAATATGGTCAATTCTTATGCGCAGAACAGAAGACAGCCTAGCTTGGAAGATTTATATAGAATAGCCGAGATCCTAAATGTGGAAGCAAAAGAATTACTATTAGAACATAAAGACCGAAAATTATAA
- a CDS encoding nucleotidyl transferase AbiEii/AbiGii toxin family protein — MKLHNYKNAFEGAIVATSEHLGISEIYIEKDYWVTYALKQIFTDKNTKDIAVFKGGTSLSKCYGIIDRFSEDIDLVVIQEEDESGNLLKKKLKTVTEAVKQPLNYVPGHHLENKMGKIRKLVYEYEKVGVKGSYGQIRDQIVLEVSSLGNSQPSKKLKIQTMIVEFIAATNNTDLIRFYELEPFEVNALSIERTFCEKIISLVRFSYTENPLEDLTNKVRHTYDLHQLLNQSRISSFLKSDDFETMLIQVGKDDDKAIPNDKEWLSKHPSESLFFSETEKVWKTLSKTYAGSFKELLTGDLPNEKDVLQSLLKIGSRLKEIKWNIN; from the coding sequence ATGAAATTACACAACTATAAAAATGCCTTTGAAGGTGCCATTGTCGCCACTTCGGAACATCTTGGAATTTCAGAAATATATATTGAAAAGGATTATTGGGTGACCTATGCCCTAAAGCAAATATTTACAGATAAAAACACTAAAGATATTGCGGTTTTTAAAGGTGGAACATCCCTTTCTAAATGCTATGGAATAATAGATCGATTTTCGGAAGATATAGATTTGGTGGTCATACAGGAAGAGGACGAATCCGGGAATCTACTTAAGAAAAAATTAAAAACAGTTACAGAAGCAGTTAAACAACCGCTTAACTATGTTCCCGGACATCATTTGGAAAATAAGATGGGGAAAATTAGAAAACTTGTCTATGAATATGAAAAAGTTGGAGTTAAAGGCTCTTATGGTCAAATTCGCGACCAAATTGTATTGGAAGTTTCAAGTCTGGGAAATTCACAGCCATCCAAAAAGTTGAAAATCCAAACGATGATTGTAGAATTTATTGCGGCAACTAATAATACCGACTTAATTAGATTCTATGAACTAGAACCTTTTGAGGTGAATGCTCTTTCCATCGAGCGCACCTTTTGTGAAAAAATAATAAGCCTCGTCAGATTTTCGTATACCGAAAACCCTTTAGAGGATTTGACTAATAAAGTTCGTCACACCTACGATTTACACCAATTACTAAATCAAAGTAGGATCTCATCTTTTTTGAAATCGGATGATTTTGAAACAATGCTAATACAAGTAGGAAAAGATGATGACAAAGCCATACCCAACGATAAGGAATGGTTGTCCAAACATCCATCAGAATCTTTATTTTTTAGCGAAACCGAAAAAGTTTGGAAAACTTTGAGCAAAACTTATGCTGGCTCTTTTAAGGAGTTACTAACTGGAGATCTTCCTAATGAAAAGGATGTGCTACAATCATTGTTGAAGATTGGGTCAAGGCTTAAAGAGATAAAATGGAATATTAATTAA
- a CDS encoding DUF6088 family protein, with amino-acid sequence MNITTSIKNKVARIDTGEVFTYDTLSIAQSEFSAAAKALSRMVSNGVIKRYKNGMYYKPKQTAFGELKPREDELLKNYLFENDKQIAYITGVRLYNHLGLTTQVSNVMRLASKDKEIKTKIGSLVIKPAKSYISVTKKNVPLLQLLDVMKDFKNIPDMDKKLGIDFLKEKIDKLSDADKDKLTSFAKAYPPKVRALLGALLEALSLDQLSQSLKETINYLSSYEFGISEKTLPAITNWNIT; translated from the coding sequence ATGAATATAACAACATCAATAAAGAACAAAGTCGCTCGTATAGATACTGGAGAAGTATTTACATACGATACCTTATCTATTGCTCAAAGTGAATTTTCGGCAGCAGCAAAGGCTTTAAGCCGCATGGTTTCCAATGGCGTAATCAAGAGATATAAAAATGGAATGTACTATAAACCCAAACAAACCGCTTTTGGAGAACTAAAACCAAGAGAGGATGAATTGCTTAAAAATTATCTCTTTGAGAACGATAAACAAATTGCATACATAACCGGTGTTCGATTATATAACCATCTTGGATTGACCACCCAAGTTTCTAACGTTATGAGATTGGCAAGTAAGGATAAAGAGATAAAGACAAAAATTGGAAGCCTTGTAATAAAGCCTGCCAAGAGTTATATTTCTGTTACGAAAAAGAATGTACCTTTATTACAACTCTTGGACGTAATGAAAGATTTTAAGAACATTCCAGATATGGATAAAAAGTTAGGTATTGATTTTTTAAAGGAAAAGATTGATAAACTTTCCGATGCAGATAAAGACAAGTTAACCAGTTTTGCAAAAGCATACCCTCCAAAAGTTAGAGCTTTGTTGGGGGCACTTCTTGAAGCCCTTTCACTTGATCAATTGAGTCAATCACTTAAAGAAACAATTAATTATTTGAGCAGTTATGAATTTGGAATATCCGAAAAAACATTGCCTGCCATCACAAACTGGAACATCACTTAA